A genomic region of Raphanus sativus cultivar WK10039 chromosome 6, ASM80110v3, whole genome shotgun sequence contains the following coding sequences:
- the LOC108806640 gene encoding U-box domain-containing protein 29, which translates to MGRGETETYITVPSFFKCPISLDVMRSPVSLCTGVTYDRASIQRWLDGGNNTCPATMQILRTKEFIPNLTLQRLIKAWSDSVGRYAAAASPPPPPDPTMEEVNESLKRLSLEKDDEIRLEILSRIVRFVKGSAFLSVKKDLVPMLVDIIAGGSRKIKLVLLAIKILDSITKGGSEKDRKRLSNLMLANGDDNCLRAILRAIQRGNLESKIESVRVLEVISSLDTQSKLMIAERDEILREVVNTISTKSDPNLIEASLSFLITIAKSKRVRSKLIAARTIAKIEDILLTEEEETPNVVAVTEKSLKLLETLSSKREGRSEICGGRCVEGVVRKLLKVSMTATEHAVTILWCLCYVFREDKRVEETVERSNGVTKLLVVIQSNCSPMVRQMAKDVIKVLKVKPSANSDLVAYETKTTHIMPI; encoded by the coding sequence ATGGGGAGAGGTGAAACCGAGACGTACATTACTGTGCCTAGCTTCTTCAAGTGTCCGATATCTCTCGACGTGATGAGATCTCCCGTTAGTCTCTGCACCGGCGTCACTTACGACCGTGCGAGTATCCAGCGCTGGCTCGACGGTGGCAACAACACTTGCCCCGCCACTATGCAGATTCTCCGAACTAAGGAGTTTATTCCAAATCTCACTCTTCAACGACTAATTAAAGCCTGGTCAGATTCCGTCGGCCGTTACGCCGCCGccgcttctcctcctcctcctccggatCCGACGATGGAAGAAGTGAATGAGTCGTTGAAGAGACTGAGCCTCGAGAAGGACGACGAGATCCGTTTGGAGATTCTCTCTAGAATCGTTCGATTCGTGAAGGGATCAGCGTTTCTCTCAGTGAAAAAGGATCTGGTACCAATGCTCGTCGATATCATCGCCGGAGGATCACGCAAGATCAAGCTAGTTCTTCTCGCGATCAAGATTTTGGATAGCATAACCAAAGGAGGGAGTGAGAAAGATCGGAAACGGTTATCGAATCTGATGTTAGCCAATGGTGACGATAATTGCTTGAGGGCGATACTCCGGGCCATCCAGCGCGGGAATCTCGAATCGAAAATCGAATCCGTTAGGGTTTTGGAGGTTATCTCCTCATTAGACACACAGTCGAAGCTTATGATCGCAGAACGCGACGAGATTCTAAGGGAGGTGGTCAACACAATAAGTACAAAGTCAGATCCTAACTTGATCGAAGCGAGTTTATCATTccttatcacgatcgcgaaaTCGAAACGAGTGAGATCGAAACTAATCGCAGCGAGAACGATCGCGAAGATCGAAGACATTCTCctgacggaggaggaggagacaccAAACGTCGTCGCGGTGACGGAGAAATCGCTGAAACTGTTGGAGACTTTGTCGTCCAAGCGAGAAGGTAGATCGGAGATTTGCGGAGGGAGATGCGTGGAGGGAGTTGTGAGGAAGCTGTTGAAAGTCTCGATGACGGCGACGGAGCACGCCGTTACGATATTGTGGTGTCTCTGTTATGTGTTCAGGGAAGATAAGAGGGTGGAGGAGACGGTGGAGAGGAGTAACGGCGTTACGAAGCTGTTAGTGGTGATTCAGAGCAACTGCTCGCCGATGGTGAGACAAATGGCTAAAGATGTGATTAAGGTTTTGAAGGTTAAACCATCTGCTAATTCCGATTTGGTTGCTTACGAGACCAAGACCACTCATATTATGCCAATTTGA
- the LOC108807701 gene encoding uncharacterized protein LOC108807701, which translates to KARPRNLIPNPLPSLLLPFPYLLLYHHRLLQSCRRFRQLRRHYPPLRPPLRLFLKLSPRPQPHSFHHRPLLHTLSSLSLPRNLISAAADGSVAIFYTDPFVLLKSFRPHKKAVNRSRDSPLREAPAGCYRDECFAMLNLVRGKRSFCCRLGHEASLVKFDPSRERFFMVVNSKVGVHQSEDSKLLLELDNGSRKRILCASPGDSGILFTAGEDPAITASDTNSGKLAYSEV; encoded by the exons AAAGCACGACCTCGAAACCTAATCCCTAACCCTCTCCCCTCTCTTCTCCTACCTTTCCCCTATCTCCTCCTTTACCACCATCGCTTGCTCCAGTCCTGCCGTCGCTTCCGGCAGCTCCGACGACACTATCCACCTCTACGACCTCCCCTCCGCCTCTTCCTTAAGCTCTCTCCTCGACCACAACCACACAGCTTCCATCACCGCCCTCTCCTTCACACCCTTTCCTCCCTCTCCCTCCCTCGCAACCTCATCTCCGCCGCAGCAGATGGCTCCGTCGCCATCTTCTACACCGACCCTTTTGTCCTCCTCAAATCCTTTCGTCCTCACAAGAAGGCGGTCAACAGATCTCGCGATTCACCACTTCGGGAAGCTCCCGCTGGCTGTTACCGTGACGAGTGCTTTGCGATGTTGAATCTCGTGAGGGGGAAGAGGAGTTTTTGTTGCAGGTTGGGGCACGAGGCGAGTCTTGTCAAGTTTGATCCGAGTAGAGAGAGGTTCTTCATGGTGGTGAATAGTAAAGTTGGTGTTCATCAGTCTGAGGATTCTAAGCTTCTTCTTGAGCTTGATAATGGTAGCCGTAAGCGTATACTCTGTGCTTCTCCTGGTGAT AGTGGGATTCTGTTTACAGCTGGTGAGGATCCGGCAATAACAGCTTCGGACACAAATAGTGGGAAGCTTGCTTATTCTGAGGTCTGA